One Marinibacterium anthonyi genomic region harbors:
- the folC gene encoding Bifunctional protein FolC — protein sequence MTAQGSDVILERMMALHPKVIDLTLDRMWRLLARLGHPEKRLPPVIHIAGTNGKGSTQAMIRAGLEGAGKRVHAYTSPHLARFHERVRLAGDLISEAALIDALDRCYDANGGEEITYFEITTCAALLAFAETPADYTLLEVGLGGRLDATNVVDDPVATVITPVSMDHEQFLGDTIEAIAGEKAGIIKRGVPCVVSRQDPRAMEVIERVAARAGAPLLVQGEHWQVAEERGRLVYQDETGLLDLPLPALRGRHQYDNAGAALSVLRTLGVDETGAIAAMENVSWPARMQRLTTGPLVEAAGNRELWLDGGHNPAAGIALADLLGGLSPRPTVLITGMMNTKDCSGFLSPLARITDRLIAVPIPGEPNGLDPEVLAERARAVGMNAEVAATTEEAVALAGESAERILICGSLYLAGSILRRNG from the coding sequence ATGACCGCGCAGGGGTCCGATGTCATCCTGGAACGGATGATGGCGCTGCATCCCAAGGTGATCGACCTCACCCTGGATCGCATGTGGCGCCTGCTGGCCCGGCTGGGCCACCCGGAAAAACGCCTGCCCCCGGTGATCCACATCGCCGGAACCAACGGCAAGGGATCGACCCAGGCGATGATCCGCGCCGGATTGGAAGGGGCGGGCAAGCGCGTCCATGCCTATACCTCGCCCCACCTCGCCCGGTTCCACGAACGCGTCCGCCTGGCCGGAGATCTGATCTCCGAAGCCGCGCTGATCGACGCCCTGGACCGCTGCTACGACGCCAACGGCGGCGAAGAGATCACCTATTTCGAGATCACCACCTGCGCCGCCCTGCTGGCCTTTGCCGAAACGCCGGCGGATTACACCCTGCTGGAGGTCGGCCTTGGCGGGCGCCTGGATGCGACCAACGTGGTCGACGATCCGGTGGCCACGGTGATCACGCCGGTGTCGATGGATCACGAACAATTCCTGGGTGACACGATCGAGGCCATCGCGGGCGAAAAGGCCGGGATCATCAAGCGCGGCGTCCCCTGCGTGGTCAGCCGCCAGGATCCCCGCGCGATGGAGGTCATCGAACGCGTCGCCGCCCGCGCCGGCGCGCCTTTGCTGGTGCAGGGCGAACACTGGCAGGTTGCGGAAGAACGCGGCCGTCTGGTCTATCAGGATGAAACCGGTCTGCTGGACCTGCCCCTGCCGGCCCTTCGCGGTCGTCACCAATACGACAACGCCGGCGCCGCGCTGAGCGTGTTGCGGACCCTGGGCGTGGACGAAACCGGCGCCATCGCCGCGATGGAAAACGTCTCCTGGCCCGCCCGGATGCAACGCCTGACGACCGGACCGCTGGTCGAGGCGGCCGGTAATCGCGAGCTCTGGCTTGACGGCGGCCATAATCCCGCGGCGGGCATCGCGTTGGCCGATCTGCTGGGCGGGCTGTCGCCGCGCCCGACGGTACTGATCACGGGCATGATGAACACCAAGGATTGCAGCGGTTTCCTGTCGCCACTGGCCCGGATCACCGACCGCCTGATCGCGGTGCCGATTCCCGGGGAACCAAATGGCCTGGACCCCGAGGTCCTGGCCGAACGCGCCCGCGCCGTTGGCATGAACGCCGAAGTCGCGGCAACGACGGAAGAGGCCGTGGCGCTGGCCGGAGAAAGCGCGGAACGGATTCTGATCTGTGGGTCGCTCTACCTTGCCGGATCGATCTTGCGGCGGAACGGGTAG
- a CDS encoding CAAX amino terminal protease self- immunity — translation MASRWAALGDFVAPARTRPELWRLGVGLVVIVGVGLALNMALAAVLSTLAPGFWRTEIASAGGHIGTTPGALVMLLGTFSFFALGAVLAARLLHGRGPATLIGPLRRAWAQFRDVLILLVGLGLALLVLPPWDSGLSLTLNMPVGRWIALLPLSLVALLIQVSTEEILFRGYLQQQLAARFRSPWIWIGVPSLIFAAGHYVPSEAGENALLVAVWAAVFGILMADLTARAGTLGPAIAVHFANNFTALLVISVTDSMNGLALFVSPAAAVDPALVRAWLPVDFASMLVCWLVARLALRR, via the coding sequence ATGGCGTCCCGCTGGGCCGCCCTTGGGGATTTCGTTGCGCCGGCGCGCACCCGGCCGGAACTCTGGCGCCTGGGTGTCGGACTTGTGGTGATCGTCGGGGTCGGGCTGGCGCTGAACATGGCGCTGGCGGCTGTGCTGTCGACCCTGGCGCCCGGCTTCTGGCGGACCGAGATCGCCTCGGCCGGGGGGCACATCGGCACGACGCCCGGCGCGCTGGTGATGCTGCTTGGCACGTTTTCCTTCTTCGCGCTGGGGGCGGTTCTGGCGGCGCGGCTGCTGCATGGCCGTGGCCCCGCGACCCTGATCGGCCCGCTGCGCAGGGCCTGGGCCCAATTCCGCGACGTGCTGATCCTGCTGGTCGGGCTGGGCCTTGCCCTGCTGGTGCTGCCGCCCTGGGACAGCGGCCTGTCGCTGACGCTGAACATGCCTGTCGGCCGGTGGATCGCCCTTCTGCCGCTGTCGCTTGTGGCCCTGCTGATCCAGGTCTCGACCGAGGAAATCCTCTTTCGGGGCTACCTCCAGCAGCAACTGGCCGCCCGGTTCCGGTCTCCGTGGATCTGGATCGGCGTGCCGTCGCTGATCTTTGCCGCCGGCCATTACGTGCCCTCCGAGGCGGGCGAAAATGCGCTGCTGGTCGCCGTCTGGGCGGCGGTCTTCGGCATCCTCATGGCGGATCTGACCGCGCGGGCCGGCACGCTGGGCCCCGCCATCGCGGTGCATTTCGCCAACAACTTCACCGCGCTTCTGGTCATTTCGGTCACCGACAGCATGAATGGCCTGGCGCTTTTCGTCAGCCCGGCGGCGGCTGTGGACCCCGCGCTGGTGCGCGCCTGGCTCCCGGTTGACTTTGCGTCGATGCTGGTTTGCTGGCTGGTTGCGCGACTTGCCTTGCGGCGTTGA
- the dnaE2_2 gene encoding Error-prone DNA polymerase, translated as MFAELSITSNFTFLTGASHPEEYMDRAASLGLPAIAIADDNSVAGIVRAHTRARKIRRLVQERLDWDAAHTLIGPPAPPDLPLPPSAPIRNAPRLIPAARLLFTDASPVTALPNDRQGWANLCRILSAGRLRAKKGDCILTLHDLLERPAGLHLLIWPQGDWPATARRLAQACPGRVHVLLSPRYDGADTTHFDKITTLSQSLGLDTIASAAPLMHHGGRRRMADVLSAIRLGRRVEQLGRNALANAEQRLRGAADLRRIFTPHEDAIDRAGALAETLTFSLDELRYEYPSEGTETETPAQRLSRLAHEGLDWRYPGGAPQRVRDMLAHELDLISRLKYDPYFLTVRDIVHFARSRNILCQGRGSAANSVVCYCLGVTSVSPEIGTMVFERFVSEARDEPPDIDVDFEHERREEVIQHIYQRYGRERAGLCATVIHYRGKRAIREVGRAMGLTEDTISAMSSQLWGFFSAKGLEAQRMAEIGLDPSDRRLQQTMELVYEIVGFPRHLSQHVGGFIITEGRLDELVPIENATMEDRTVICWDKDDIDTLGILKVDVLSLGMLTCIRKAFDLIERHHKTAHTLATLPPEDPRVYDMLCRADSIGVFQVESRAQMNFLPRMKPRNFYDLVIEVAIIRPGPIQGDMVHPYIRRRNGEEPVSFPSDELGAVLGKTLGVPLFQEQAMQIAIVGAGFTPDQADRLRRSLATFKKHGSVSEFRALFLKGMAKNGYDADFAQRCFSQIEGFGSYGFPESHAASFALLVYASAWIKRHHPGIFACALLNSQPMGFYAPAQIVRDAREHGVEVRPVDINASFWDNAMEPDDAGGLALRLGFRQISGLAEEEVGWLTGARANGYRALGDVWRRAGLGPKVLQKLAEADVFAGIGLTRRDALWEAKAIASAKPLPLFASDIDGEVHDEPAAILPELTLGEAVAEDYVALQLSLKAHPMTLLRAGFTLAGGAIPR; from the coding sequence ATGTTTGCCGAACTCTCCATAACCTCGAACTTCACCTTCCTCACCGGGGCCTCCCACCCCGAGGAATACATGGACCGTGCCGCCTCCCTTGGCCTGCCCGCCATCGCCATCGCCGACGACAATTCCGTCGCCGGCATCGTCCGCGCCCACACCCGGGCCCGCAAGATCCGCCGCCTGGTGCAGGAACGGCTCGACTGGGACGCGGCACACACCCTCATCGGCCCGCCCGCGCCGCCGGACCTGCCCCTTCCGCCCTCCGCCCCGATCCGCAACGCGCCCCGCCTGATCCCCGCCGCGCGGCTGCTGTTCACCGATGCCTCGCCCGTCACCGCGCTGCCGAACGACCGGCAGGGCTGGGCCAACCTTTGCCGGATCCTGTCCGCGGGGCGGCTGAGGGCCAAGAAGGGCGATTGCATCCTCACCCTCCACGACCTCCTGGAACGCCCCGCTGGCCTGCACCTGCTGATCTGGCCGCAAGGCGACTGGCCCGCCACCGCCCGCCGGCTGGCACAGGCCTGTCCGGGCCGGGTCCATGTCCTTCTGTCGCCCCGCTACGACGGCGCCGACACCACCCATTTCGACAAGATTACCACGCTGTCCCAATCCCTTGGCCTCGACACCATCGCCTCTGCCGCGCCGCTGATGCACCATGGCGGCCGCCGCCGCATGGCCGATGTCCTGTCGGCCATCCGCCTTGGCCGGCGGGTCGAACAGCTGGGCCGCAACGCACTGGCCAACGCCGAACAGCGCCTGCGCGGCGCCGCCGACCTGCGCCGCATCTTCACCCCCCACGAAGATGCCATCGACCGCGCCGGGGCCCTGGCCGAAACCCTCACCTTCTCGCTGGACGAGTTGCGCTACGAATACCCCTCCGAAGGCACCGAAACGGAAACCCCGGCCCAACGCCTGTCGCGCCTGGCGCACGAAGGCCTCGACTGGCGCTACCCGGGCGGCGCGCCGCAGCGGGTGCGCGACATGCTGGCCCATGAACTCGACCTGATCTCGCGCCTGAAATACGATCCCTATTTCCTGACCGTCCGCGACATCGTCCATTTCGCCCGCTCGCGGAACATCCTCTGCCAGGGCCGCGGATCGGCGGCCAATTCCGTGGTCTGCTACTGCCTGGGCGTGACCTCGGTCTCACCGGAAATCGGCACCATGGTCTTTGAACGCTTCGTGTCCGAAGCCCGCGATGAACCCCCCGACATCGACGTCGACTTCGAACACGAACGGCGCGAGGAGGTGATCCAGCACATCTATCAACGCTACGGCCGGGAACGCGCCGGTCTCTGCGCCACGGTCATCCACTACCGCGGCAAACGCGCCATCCGCGAAGTGGGGCGCGCCATGGGCCTGACCGAAGACACGATCTCCGCCATGTCCTCGCAGCTCTGGGGGTTCTTTTCCGCAAAGGGCCTGGAGGCACAGCGCATGGCCGAGATCGGGCTGGATCCATCCGACCGCCGCCTGCAACAGACGATGGAGCTGGTCTACGAAATCGTGGGGTTCCCCCGGCATTTGTCACAACATGTGGGCGGGTTCATCATCACCGAAGGCCGCCTGGATGAACTGGTCCCGATCGAGAACGCAACGATGGAGGATCGCACGGTCATCTGCTGGGACAAGGACGACATCGACACTTTGGGCATCCTGAAGGTCGACGTGCTGTCGCTTGGCATGCTCACCTGCATCCGCAAGGCCTTCGACCTGATCGAACGCCACCACAAGACGGCCCACACCCTGGCGACGCTGCCGCCCGAGGATCCCCGGGTCTACGACATGCTCTGCCGGGCGGATTCCATCGGGGTCTTCCAGGTGGAAAGCCGGGCGCAGATGAACTTCCTGCCCCGGATGAAGCCGCGCAATTTCTACGACCTGGTGATCGAGGTCGCCATCATCCGCCCCGGCCCGATCCAGGGCGACATGGTGCATCCCTACATCCGCCGCCGCAACGGCGAGGAACCGGTCAGCTTCCCGTCCGACGAGCTGGGCGCGGTGCTGGGCAAGACGCTGGGCGTGCCCCTGTTCCAGGAACAGGCCATGCAGATCGCCATCGTCGGCGCGGGCTTCACCCCGGACCAGGCGGACCGGCTCAGGCGCTCGCTCGCGACCTTCAAGAAACACGGGTCGGTCAGCGAATTCAGGGCCCTGTTCCTGAAGGGCATGGCGAAAAACGGTTACGACGCCGATTTCGCCCAACGCTGCTTTTCCCAGATCGAAGGCTTCGGGTCCTACGGGTTCCCCGAAAGCCACGCGGCGTCCTTTGCGTTGCTGGTCTACGCCTCGGCCTGGATCAAGCGCCATCATCCGGGCATCTTCGCCTGCGCCCTGCTGAATTCCCAGCCGATGGGCTTCTACGCGCCGGCCCAGATCGTGCGCGACGCGCGCGAACACGGGGTGGAGGTGCGCCCCGTCGATATCAACGCCAGCTTCTGGGACAACGCGATGGAGCCCGACGACGCGGGCGGCCTCGCCCTGCGGCTGGGGTTCCGCCAGATCAGCGGACTGGCCGAGGAAGAGGTGGGGTGGCTGACGGGCGCGCGGGCCAATGGCTACCGGGCTTTGGGGGATGTCTGGCGCAGGGCTGGGCTGGGGCCCAAGGTCCTGCAAAAGCTGGCCGAAGCGGATGTCTTCGCCGGCATCGGTCTCACGCGGCGCGACGCGTTGTGGGAAGCCAAGGCCATCGCCTCGGCCAAGCCCCTGCCGCTTTTTGCCAGCGATATCGACGGAGAGGTTCACGACGAACCCGCAGCCATCTTGCCCGAGTTGACGCTGGGCGAGGCGGTGGCGGAGGATTACGTGGCGCTTCAGCTCAGCCTCAAGGCGCATCCCATGACGCTTTTGCGGGCGGGCTTCACGCTGGCGGGGGGGGCGATACCGCGCTGA
- a CDS encoding putative ABC transporter ATP-binding protein: protein MDRTLFAFIWRYSKRDQLILLALTVLSFPFLYISLELPKKIINDAIGAVNSTISVWGIRLTQVEYLVFLCVLFLAAVLASGVFKMRINTYKGTVSERMLRRLRFQLLDRMMRFPAPYFRTTSQGELVSMITSEAEPMGGLMGDAVAQPVFQAGQMLTIVAFLFMQSVWFGLAAIALIPLQAWLIPMLQRQINLLNKDRIVEIRHLSSEIGETAAGISDLRANGGWRFRSALLTDRLGRIFEIRFKIYQKKFFMKFLNNLITQLTPFFFYLVGGYLAINGQISVGALVAGLAAYKDIAAPWKELLDYYNQVQDMSLRWTIVMDRFAPKSMIDERLIDNIPDEIPRLKGDISIKDVTVTDEDGNLVLEDISLDIPAGSRLAIQGGNAAECAALAGLLTREVMPTRGRVEIGGRDLSTVHQAVIAARIGYAHSQPYLFDGTLGQNLLMPFSMHSGDPKDSDWAKSRAGVEARRSGNCPDPVDADWFDPSIGGYTDRDDVGSWWFRLIQAIGQDEEIFRRALQLRISPEVHRDLASAIVGLRDTVQERIADKGLDDIVFRFDPDLFNPAVPLAGNLLFASPRSPISSNGIEMARMFRDLIESEGLSLQALNIGQSVVDTLLHTFGHDGTDHPLFRRVGLDPDQFRRLVEIVSKRRVRGDDGLDGDEQLLLMTVPFTLTAEQIGAGFPERLQKRIVEVRKSHRETLRRMSAKLFVPVSPETYLPRLTVLENALYGRISLHAGARADDVEDVVAELLSDEGLRWRIARLIFDLHTGMGGANLPKTLHERAAFSRAALKRPDLLIFDRVLESHDSAARAAARNNLRELLPDTTTIFMERKFRNPSEYDMLIELKDGRIDGAEVSVTGSGSEGTEEFRHKLRAISATELFSRLDARNQRLLAFSARWYSARTDQVIFRAGQPSDAVYLCLSGRAELRWANAEPGDKPITVVEPGRLIGDLSVIMKEPRTMDLVAVEKTRFLRIGAEEFRDVIEADATVAVALLETVAGHLQAVVGFLEKRGMDMKRITAEEDGEAFDEITSKENA from the coding sequence ATGGACCGTACACTTTTCGCCTTCATCTGGCGCTATTCCAAGCGCGACCAGCTGATTCTGCTGGCCCTCACGGTGCTGTCATTCCCCTTCCTCTACATCTCTCTCGAGTTGCCGAAGAAGATCATCAACGACGCCATCGGCGCGGTGAATTCCACGATCTCGGTCTGGGGGATCCGGCTGACCCAGGTCGAATACCTGGTGTTTCTCTGCGTGCTGTTCCTGGCCGCCGTCCTGGCTTCGGGCGTCTTCAAGATGCGGATCAACACCTACAAGGGCACCGTGTCGGAACGCATGTTGCGCCGGCTGCGCTTTCAGTTGCTGGACCGGATGATGCGCTTTCCGGCGCCCTATTTCCGCACCACCAGCCAGGGCGAACTGGTGTCGATGATCACCTCCGAGGCCGAGCCGATGGGCGGGCTGATGGGCGATGCTGTGGCCCAGCCGGTGTTCCAGGCCGGCCAGATGCTGACCATCGTCGCGTTCCTGTTCATGCAAAGCGTCTGGTTCGGGCTGGCCGCCATAGCGCTGATCCCGCTGCAGGCCTGGCTGATCCCGATGCTGCAGCGCCAGATCAACCTGCTGAACAAGGACCGCATCGTCGAGATCCGCCACCTGTCGTCGGAAATCGGCGAAACGGCGGCGGGCATCTCGGACCTGCGGGCCAATGGCGGCTGGCGCTTCCGCAGCGCGCTTCTGACGGATCGTCTGGGGCGGATCTTCGAGATCCGCTTCAAGATCTACCAGAAGAAGTTCTTCATGAAGTTCCTCAACAACCTGATCACCCAGCTTACGCCGTTCTTCTTCTACCTCGTCGGCGGCTACCTGGCGATCAACGGCCAGATCAGCGTCGGCGCGCTGGTGGCGGGGCTGGCGGCCTACAAGGACATCGCCGCGCCCTGGAAAGAGCTGCTGGATTACTACAACCAGGTGCAGGACATGTCGCTGCGCTGGACCATCGTCATGGATCGCTTTGCGCCCAAGTCGATGATCGACGAACGCCTGATCGACAACATCCCCGACGAGATCCCGCGCCTGAAGGGCGACATTTCGATCAAGGACGTCACCGTCACGGACGAGGACGGCAACCTCGTGCTCGAGGACATCTCGCTGGACATCCCCGCCGGCAGCCGGCTGGCGATCCAGGGCGGTAACGCGGCCGAATGCGCCGCGCTGGCCGGGCTTCTGACGCGTGAGGTCATGCCGACACGTGGCCGGGTCGAGATCGGCGGGCGCGACCTGTCCACCGTCCACCAGGCGGTGATCGCGGCGCGCATCGGTTACGCCCATTCGCAACCCTACCTGTTCGACGGCACGCTGGGGCAGAACCTGCTGATGCCCTTTTCGATGCATTCCGGCGACCCGAAGGATTCCGACTGGGCCAAAAGCCGCGCCGGGGTCGAGGCGCGGCGATCCGGCAATTGCCCCGATCCGGTGGATGCCGACTGGTTCGATCCCTCCATCGGCGGCTATACCGACCGGGACGACGTCGGCAGCTGGTGGTTCCGCCTGATCCAGGCCATCGGCCAGGACGAGGAAATCTTTCGACGCGCCCTGCAGCTGAGGATTTCGCCCGAGGTGCACCGCGACCTGGCCAGCGCCATCGTCGGCCTGCGCGACACGGTTCAGGAACGCATCGCCGACAAGGGGCTGGACGACATCGTCTTCCGCTTCGATCCGGACCTGTTCAACCCGGCCGTCCCGTTGGCGGGCAACCTGCTGTTCGCCTCGCCCCGGTCGCCGATTTCGTCCAACGGGATCGAAATGGCGCGGATGTTCCGCGACCTGATCGAAAGCGAAGGGCTCAGCCTGCAGGCGCTCAACATCGGGCAGTCGGTGGTCGACACGCTGCTGCACACCTTCGGCCATGACGGCACCGATCACCCGCTGTTCCGCCGCGTCGGGCTGGATCCGGACCAGTTCCGCCGCCTGGTCGAAATCGTGTCCAAGCGCCGGGTGCGCGGCGATGACGGGCTGGACGGGGACGAACAGCTGCTGCTGATGACCGTCCCCTTCACCCTGACCGCCGAACAGATCGGCGCGGGCTTTCCCGAACGACTGCAGAAACGCATCGTCGAGGTCCGCAAATCCCACCGCGAGACCCTGCGCAGGATGAGCGCGAAGCTGTTCGTGCCGGTATCGCCGGAAACCTACCTGCCGCGCCTGACGGTGCTGGAAAACGCGCTTTACGGGCGGATTTCCCTGCACGCCGGCGCCCGCGCCGACGATGTCGAGGACGTGGTGGCCGAATTGCTGTCGGACGAAGGACTGCGCTGGCGGATCGCCCGGCTGATCTTTGACCTGCACACCGGCATGGGCGGCGCCAACCTGCCCAAGACGCTGCACGAACGCGCGGCCTTCAGCCGGGCGGCGCTGAAGCGGCCCGACCTGCTGATCTTTGACCGGGTGCTGGAAAGCCATGATTCGGCGGCCCGGGCGGCGGCGCGCAACAACCTGCGCGAACTGCTGCCCGACACCACGACGATCTTCATGGAACGCAAGTTCCGCAACCCGTCCGAATACGACATGCTGATCGAACTGAAGGACGGTCGGATCGACGGCGCCGAAGTGTCGGTGACCGGCTCCGGGTCGGAAGGCACCGAGGAATTCCGCCACAAGCTGCGCGCCATCTCCGCGACAGAGCTTTTTTCGCGGCTGGATGCCCGCAACCAGCGCCTGCTGGCGTTTTCCGCCCGCTGGTATTCGGCACGCACCGACCAGGTGATCTTTCGCGCCGGGCAGCCGTCGGATGCGGTCTATCTGTGCCTGTCGGGCCGGGCCGAACTGCGATGGGCCAATGCCGAACCCGGGGACAAGCCGATCACCGTGGTCGAACCCGGCCGCCTGATCGGGGATCTTTCGGTCATCATGAAGGAACCCCGGACGATGGACCTGGTTGCCGTCGAGAAGACCCGCTTCCTGCGCATCGGCGCCGAGGAATTCCGCGACGTGATCGAAGCCGATGCGACGGTGGCCGTCGCCCTTCTGGAAACCGTCGCGGGCCACCTTCAGGCCGTTGTCGGGTTCCTCGAGAAACGCGGGATGGACATGAAACGGATCACCGCGGAAGAGGACGGCGAGGCCTTTGACGAGATCACAAGCAAGGAAAACGCCTGA
- the accD gene encoding Acetyl-coenzyme A carboxylase carboxyl transferase subunit beta, with protein MNWINNFVRPRINSIFSRRETPENLWQKCSNCGTMLFHRELSDNLNVCTNCNHHMALTPRDRFAALFDGGVFTEVAVPEPKADPLHFRDQKKYPDRMRAAQKGTGEKEAMLVATGEMGRTPIVAAAQDFSFMAGSMGMYVGNAIIAAAQEAVRLKRPLILFSAAGGARMQEGILSLMQMPRTTVAVEMVKEAGLPYIVVLTHPTTGGVTASYAMLGDVHIAEPNALICFAGPRVIEQTIREKLPDGFQRAEYLLDHGMLDRVTHRMEMKDELITIIRMLLNLPPAIKGDLPPPNAEELAVDVAPAPETSVKTSDNPAAKPGTKPAAKPSGKASE; from the coding sequence ATGAACTGGATCAACAACTTTGTCCGTCCGCGGATCAACTCGATCTTCTCGCGCCGCGAGACGCCCGAGAATCTGTGGCAGAAATGCAGTAACTGCGGAACGATGCTGTTCCACAGGGAACTGTCGGACAACCTGAACGTCTGCACGAACTGCAACCATCACATGGCGCTGACGCCAAGGGATCGGTTCGCGGCCCTGTTCGACGGTGGCGTCTTTACCGAAGTCGCGGTGCCCGAGCCCAAGGCCGACCCACTGCATTTCCGCGACCAGAAGAAATACCCCGACCGCATGCGCGCGGCCCAGAAGGGCACGGGCGAGAAGGAAGCGATGCTTGTCGCCACCGGGGAAATGGGCCGCACGCCCATCGTCGCCGCCGCGCAGGACTTTTCCTTCATGGCCGGGTCGATGGGCATGTATGTCGGCAACGCCATCATCGCTGCGGCCCAGGAAGCGGTACGGCTGAAGCGCCCGCTGATCCTGTTTTCCGCCGCCGGTGGCGCGCGGATGCAGGAAGGCATCCTGTCGCTGATGCAGATGCCCCGCACCACCGTCGCCGTGGAAATGGTGAAGGAGGCGGGCCTGCCCTATATCGTCGTGCTCACCCACCCGACCACGGGCGGCGTGACCGCGTCCTACGCGATGCTGGGCGACGTGCATATCGCCGAACCCAACGCGCTGATCTGCTTCGCCGGCCCGCGCGTCATCGAACAGACCATCCGCGAAAAGCTGCCCGATGGGTTCCAGCGCGCCGAATACCTGCTGGATCACGGCATGCTCGACCGGGTGACCCACCGGATGGAGATGAAAGACGAGCTGATCACCATCATCCGGATGCTGCTGAACCTGCCGCCCGCGATCAAGGGCGACCTGCCGCCCCCGAACGCCGAGGAACTGGCGGTCGACGTCGCGCCCGCGCCAGAGACCTCCGTCAAGACCTCGGACAACCCGGCGGCCAAGCCGGGGACGAAACCGGCGGCCAAGCCTTCTGGCAAAGCTTCTGAATGA
- the ilvD_1 gene encoding Dihydroxy-acid dehydratase has translation MLKRTFDKSRLPSRHVTEGPERAPHRSYLYAMGLSDTEIHQPLVGVATCWNEAAPCNISLSRQAQAVKLGVKAASGTPREFTTITVTDGIAMGHEGMRSSLASREAIADTVELTMRGHCYDAIVGLAGCDKSLPGMMMAMVRLNVPSVFIYGGSILPGKAPQVDEIPEDFRTRDLTVQDMFEAVGRHQNHELSDAALDMLERVACPSAGACGGQFTANTMACVSEAIGLALMNSSGMPAPYESRDQYAEASGQAVMDLIEKNIRARDVVTLKSLENAARVVACTGGSTNAGLHLPAIAHEAGIDFFLDDVCEIFRDTPYFVDLKPGGQYVAKDLYDAGGIPVVMKELRKAGLIHEDCMTATGRTIGDELDRITRKADGRVIYPIDTPLTKTGGVVGLKGNLAPEGAIVKVAGIEPQHQRFVGPARVFECEEDAFEAVKARTYKEGDVIVIRNEGPAGGPGMREMLATTAALSGQGMGKKVALITDGRFSGATRGFCVGHVGPESAHGGPIALLKDGDVITIDAITGDLSVNLTEDELAERKENWKGPRTTNYASGALWKYAQLVGSTYKGAVTHPGAQAETHDYMDL, from the coding sequence ATGCTGAAACGAACGTTCGACAAGTCCAGATTGCCCAGCCGTCATGTGACCGAAGGCCCCGAGCGCGCGCCGCACCGGTCGTACCTGTACGCCATGGGCCTGTCCGACACCGAGATACACCAGCCCCTGGTCGGCGTCGCCACCTGCTGGAACGAGGCCGCGCCCTGCAACATCTCGCTGAGCCGCCAGGCCCAGGCGGTGAAGCTGGGGGTGAAGGCGGCCAGCGGCACGCCGCGCGAATTCACCACCATCACCGTGACCGACGGCATCGCCATGGGCCATGAAGGCATGCGGTCGTCGCTGGCTTCGCGCGAGGCGATCGCGGATACGGTGGAACTGACGATGCGCGGCCATTGCTATGACGCCATCGTGGGCCTTGCCGGCTGCGACAAGTCGCTGCCGGGCATGATGATGGCCATGGTGCGCCTGAACGTGCCGTCGGTCTTCATCTACGGCGGGTCCATCTTGCCGGGCAAGGCGCCCCAGGTCGACGAGATTCCCGAAGATTTCCGCACCCGCGACCTGACGGTGCAGGACATGTTCGAAGCCGTGGGACGCCATCAGAACCATGAATTGTCCGACGCCGCGCTGGACATGCTGGAACGGGTCGCCTGCCCGTCGGCAGGGGCCTGCGGTGGCCAGTTCACCGCCAACACCATGGCCTGCGTGTCCGAGGCGATCGGGCTGGCGCTGATGAATTCGTCGGGCATGCCCGCGCCTTACGAATCGCGCGACCAATACGCCGAGGCGTCCGGCCAGGCGGTCATGGACCTGATCGAAAAGAACATCCGCGCCCGTGACGTGGTGACCCTGAAGTCGCTGGAAAACGCCGCGCGCGTCGTCGCCTGCACCGGCGGGTCGACCAATGCGGGCCTGCACCTGCCGGCCATCGCGCACGAGGCCGGGATCGATTTCTTCCTGGACGACGTCTGCGAGATCTTCCGCGACACGCCCTATTTCGTAGACCTGAAGCCGGGCGGCCAATACGTGGCCAAGGACCTGTACGACGCGGGCGGCATCCCGGTGGTGATGAAGGAACTGCGCAAGGCCGGCCTGATCCACGAAGACTGCATGACCGCTACGGGCCGCACCATCGGCGACGAACTTGACCGGATCACCCGCAAGGCCGACGGTCGCGTGATCTATCCGATCGACACGCCGCTGACCAAAACGGGGGGGGTCGTCGGGCTCAAGGGCAACCTGGCACCCGAAGGGGCCATCGTGAAGGTCGCGGGGATCGAACCGCAACACCAGCGCTTTGTCGGCCCGGCGCGGGTCTTCGAATGCGAGGAAGACGCGTTCGAGGCCGTCAAGGCGCGCACCTACAAGGAAGGCGACGTGATCGTCATCCGCAACGAAGGCCCCGCCGGCGGTCCGGGGATGCGCGAGATGCTGGCGACCACGGCCGCCCTGTCGGGCCAGGGCATGGGCAAGAAGGTCGCCTTGATCACCGACGGGCGGTTCTCGGGCGCGACCCGGGGATTCTGCGTCGGCCATGTCGGGCCGGAATCCGCGCATGGCGGGCCGATCGCCTTGCTGAAGGACGGCGACGTGATCACCATCGACGCCATTACGGGCGACCTGTCGGTCAACCTGACCGAAGACGAGCTTGCTGAACGCAAAGAGAACTGGAAAGGCCCACGCACCACGAATTACGCGTCGGGCGCCCTGTGGAAATATGCCCAGCTGGTGGGCTCTACCTACAAGGGCGCGGTGACGCATCCCGGTGCGCAGGCCGAAACGCATGACTACATGGACCTTTAA